One stretch of Hevea brasiliensis isolate MT/VB/25A 57/8 chromosome 12, ASM3005281v1, whole genome shotgun sequence DNA includes these proteins:
- the LOC110636099 gene encoding high mobility group B protein 9 has protein sequence MSPAAKKLAQDGGENKHYPAPLTSHEEVVKDPTTFWDTLRRFHSIMGTKFMIPVIGGQELDLHVLYVEATRRGGYEKVVADKKWREVGSVFKFSPTTTSASFVLRKHYFGLLYHYEQVHFFKVQGPVCSPTVTVTFPVSNSLCRHELAIVEYSPKPIRNCPDPRTEGSSSFSAIGTIDGKFDCGYLVSVQVGSEVLSGVLYHPDHPDSSFSITPYSHALVPYTGSSKPRHCRRRRSRRAGDPSYPKPNRSGYNFFFAEKHYKLKSLYPNREREFTKIIGQSWSSLSAEERMVYQDIGLKDKERYKRELKEYKERLKLRETMEVGRADY, from the exons ATGTCGCCGGCTGCCAAGaaattagctcaagatggagggGAAAACAAGCATTATCCTGCGCCTCTTACTTCTCACGAAGAAGTTGTTAAGGACCCTACAACTTTCTGGGACACTCTCAGGCGTTTTCATTCTATAATGGGTACTAAGTTTAT GATTCCTGTGATTGGAGGACAGGAGCTCGATTTGCATGTTCTGTATGTAGAGGCTACAAGAAGGGGTGGCTATGAGAAG GTGGTCGCGGATAAGAAATGGAGGGAAGTGGGTTCAGTGTTTAAGTTCTCTCCAACAACAACGAGTGCTTCTTTCGTATTGAGAAAACACTACTTTGGCCTTCTTTACCATTATGAACAAGTTCACTTCTTTAAGGTCCAAGGTCCAGTCTGCTCTCCGACAGTGACAG TTACATTTCCTGTAAGCAACTCTTTATGCAGACATGAATTGGCTATTGTGGAATATTCCCCCAAACCGATAAGGAATTGTCCTGATCCGCGTACTGAAG GATCTTCATCTTTCTCAGCTATTGGAACTATTGATGGGAAATTTGATTGCGGATATCTGGTTTCTGTGCAAGTGGGTTCAGAGGTCCTCAGTGGTGTACTTTACCATCCGGATCATCCAGACTCATCTTTTTCTATTACTCCATATAGTCATGCCCTTGTTCCATATACTGGCAGCAGTAAACCTCGCCACTGTCGGAGGAGGAGAAGCAGAAGAGCAGGGGACCCCAGCTACCCAAAACCCAATAGAAGTGGTTACAACTTCTTCTTTGCTGAAAAGCACTATAAGCTCAAATCTCTCTACCCGAACAGAGAACGGGAGTTTACGAAAATTATCGGTCAGTCATGGAGCAGTCTCAGTGCAGAAGAAAGAATG GTTTACCAGGACATTGGGCTGAAAGACAAGGAAAGATACAAGAGAGAGTTGAAAGAGTACAAAGAGAGACTAAAGCTTAGGGAGACCATGGAAGTTGGGAGAGCTGATTATTAG
- the LOC110636102 gene encoding glutathione S-transferase: MAAPVKVYGPTLSTAVSRVLACLIEKDVDFQLIPINMSKGEHKKPDFIKMQPFGQVPAFQDESISLFESRAICRYICDKYADKGNKELYGTNPLAKASIDQWLEAEGQSFNPPSGALVFQLAFAPRMKIPQDEGLIKQNQEKLGKVLDVYEKRLGESRFLAGDEFSLADLSHLPNTQYLVAGTDRGELFTSRKNVGRWWSEISSRESWKKVVQMQKSG; the protein is encoded by the exons ATGGCAGCTCCCGTTAAGGTGTACGGACCTACATTATCAACTGCAGTTTCCAGAGTCTTAGCTTGTCTCATTGAGAAAGATGTGGATTTTCAGCTCATTCCCATCAACATGTCCAAAGGAGAACACAAGAAGCCTGATTTCATCAAGATGCAG CCCTTTGGCCAAGTACCAGCTTTCCAAGATGAGAGCATCTCCCTCTTCG AGTCAAGAGCAATATGTCGCTACATATGTGACAAGTATGCAGACAAAGGAAACAAAGAATTATATGGGACAAACCCACTGGCAAAAGCATCAATAGATCAGTGGCTAGAGGCTGAGGGGCAGAGCTTTAACCCACCAAGCGGAGCTTTGGTGTTTCAGCTTGCATTTGCACCTAGAATGAAGATCCCGCAAGACGAAGGCCTAATCAAGCAGAACCAGGAGAAGCTAGGAAAAGTGCTCGACGTTTACGAGAAGAGGCTTGGGGAGAGTCGTTTCTTGGCAGGAGATGAATTCTCTTTGGCTGATCTCTCACACTTGCCTAACACCCAATACTTGGTGGCTGGAACTGATAGAGGAGAACTCTTCACTTCCAGAAAGAATGTGGGGAGATGGTGGAGTGAGATTTCTAGCAGGGAATCGTGGAAGAAGGTGGTCCAGATGCAGAAAAGTGGTTGA